In Perca fluviatilis chromosome 18, GENO_Pfluv_1.0, whole genome shotgun sequence, one genomic interval encodes:
- the LOC120546589 gene encoding microtubule-associated protein RP/EB family member 3-like isoform X1: MAVNVYSTSMTIENLSRHDMLAWVNDSLQLAYTKIEQLCSGGAYCQLMDMLFPGCILMKKVKFNAKLEHEYIHNFKVLQASFKRMNVDKIIPVERLVKGKFQDNFEFLQWFKKFFDANYDGKDYDPVMSRQGHEGTPPPPNPGHMRTSPTAPKSVPPPQRQTNTAPARRTTPVSRNGGDAELLELNQQLLDLKLTVDGLEKERDFYFGKLRDIELLCQESESDSQVISKIMDVLYATEDGFAPPDDDEIEEGAERDQEEF, encoded by the exons ATGGCGGTGAATGTTTACTCCACCTCAATGACCATTGAGAACCTGAGTCGTCATGACATGCTGGCATGGGTCAACGACTCTCTGCAGCTCGCATACACAAAGATCGAGCAGCTCTGTTCGG GTGGTGCTTACTGTCAGTTAATGGACATGCTGTTTCCAGGATGCATATTAATGAAGAAAGTGAAGTTCAATGCTAAACTGGAGCATGAATACATCCACAATTTCAAGGTCTTACAGGCTTCATTCAAAAGAATGAATGTGGACAAg aTCATTCCTGTGGAGAGGCTGGTGAAGGGCAAGTTCCAGGACAACTTTGAGTTCCTTCAGTGGTTTAAGAAGTTTTTTGATGCCAACTATGACGGGAAAGATTACGACCCTGTAATGTCACGGCAGGGTCATGAGGGAACGCCGCCTCCACCCAACCcag GCCACATGAGAACATCTCCCACAGCACCAAAGAGTGTTCCTCCCCCCCAGAGGCAGACCAACACAGCACCAGCCCGCAGGACAACTCCTGTGAGCCGCAATGGAGGAGACGCTGAGCTTCTAGAGCTCAACCAGCAG CTGCTGGATCTGAAGCTGACTGTAGACGGactggagaaggagagggacTTCTACTTTGGAAAGCTGAGAGATATTGAGCTTCTCTGCCAGGAAAGCGAAAGTGACAGCCAAGTCATCAGCAAAATCATGGATGTACTGTACGCTACAGAG GACGGATTTGCACCGCCAGACGACGATGAAATTGAGGAAGGGGCAGAGCGAGACCAGGAGGAGTTCTGA
- the LOC120546589 gene encoding microtubule-associated protein RP/EB family member 3-like isoform X2: MAVNVYSTSMTIENLSRHDMLAWVNDSLQLAYTKIEQLCSGGAYCQLMDMLFPGCILMKKVKFNAKLEHEYIHNFKVLQASFKRMNVDKIIPVERLVKGKFQDNFEFLQWFKKFFDANYDGKDYDPVMSRQGHEGTPPPPNPGHMRTSPTAPKSVPPPQRQTNTAPARRTTPVSRNGGDAELLELNQQLLDLKLTVDGLEKERDFYFGKLRDIELLCQESESDSQVISKIMDVLYATEVLFMSVFWGD; this comes from the exons ATGGCGGTGAATGTTTACTCCACCTCAATGACCATTGAGAACCTGAGTCGTCATGACATGCTGGCATGGGTCAACGACTCTCTGCAGCTCGCATACACAAAGATCGAGCAGCTCTGTTCGG GTGGTGCTTACTGTCAGTTAATGGACATGCTGTTTCCAGGATGCATATTAATGAAGAAAGTGAAGTTCAATGCTAAACTGGAGCATGAATACATCCACAATTTCAAGGTCTTACAGGCTTCATTCAAAAGAATGAATGTGGACAAg aTCATTCCTGTGGAGAGGCTGGTGAAGGGCAAGTTCCAGGACAACTTTGAGTTCCTTCAGTGGTTTAAGAAGTTTTTTGATGCCAACTATGACGGGAAAGATTACGACCCTGTAATGTCACGGCAGGGTCATGAGGGAACGCCGCCTCCACCCAACCcag GCCACATGAGAACATCTCCCACAGCACCAAAGAGTGTTCCTCCCCCCCAGAGGCAGACCAACACAGCACCAGCCCGCAGGACAACTCCTGTGAGCCGCAATGGAGGAGACGCTGAGCTTCTAGAGCTCAACCAGCAG CTGCTGGATCTGAAGCTGACTGTAGACGGactggagaaggagagggacTTCTACTTTGGAAAGCTGAGAGATATTGAGCTTCTCTGCCAGGAAAGCGAAAGTGACAGCCAAGTCATCAGCAAAATCATGGATGTACTGTACGCTACAGAG GTACTGTTTATGTCAGTGTTTTGGGGCGATTGA
- the LOC120546589 gene encoding microtubule-associated protein RP/EB family member 3-like isoform X3 — protein sequence MAVNVYSTSMTIENLSRHDMLAWVNDSLQLAYTKIEQLCSGGAYCQLMDMLFPGCILMKKVKFNAKLEHEYIHNFKVLQASFKRMNVDKIIPVERLVKGKFQDNFEFLQWFKKFFDANYDGKDYDPVMSRQGHEGTPPPPNPGHMRTSPTAPKSVPPPQRQTNTAPARRTTPVSRNGGDAELLELNQQLLDLKLTVDGLEKERDFYFGKLRDIELLCQESESDSQVISKIMDVLYATERTLKFQ from the exons ATGGCGGTGAATGTTTACTCCACCTCAATGACCATTGAGAACCTGAGTCGTCATGACATGCTGGCATGGGTCAACGACTCTCTGCAGCTCGCATACACAAAGATCGAGCAGCTCTGTTCGG GTGGTGCTTACTGTCAGTTAATGGACATGCTGTTTCCAGGATGCATATTAATGAAGAAAGTGAAGTTCAATGCTAAACTGGAGCATGAATACATCCACAATTTCAAGGTCTTACAGGCTTCATTCAAAAGAATGAATGTGGACAAg aTCATTCCTGTGGAGAGGCTGGTGAAGGGCAAGTTCCAGGACAACTTTGAGTTCCTTCAGTGGTTTAAGAAGTTTTTTGATGCCAACTATGACGGGAAAGATTACGACCCTGTAATGTCACGGCAGGGTCATGAGGGAACGCCGCCTCCACCCAACCcag GCCACATGAGAACATCTCCCACAGCACCAAAGAGTGTTCCTCCCCCCCAGAGGCAGACCAACACAGCACCAGCCCGCAGGACAACTCCTGTGAGCCGCAATGGAGGAGACGCTGAGCTTCTAGAGCTCAACCAGCAG CTGCTGGATCTGAAGCTGACTGTAGACGGactggagaaggagagggacTTCTACTTTGGAAAGCTGAGAGATATTGAGCTTCTCTGCCAGGAAAGCGAAAGTGACAGCCAAGTCATCAGCAAAATCATGGATGTACTGTACGCTACAGAG CGGACATTAAAATTCCAATGA
- the tmem214 gene encoding transmembrane protein 214, which yields MASNNGSVGKWEVVKKGKKNNSAGGGKNPNDKKPGGGVGGRKALGESNQPSRPPLKMSETLFDGFEKMGKKQNKEQVPPPAEPENKKTSSSKASKKSQSSSPVTPATRKTLEEAFKTLDVGDLKQQLARSQTLFPENPSVWVKDLAGYLNLNLAAPEPEPTLSSYAHDYPYCLSGKELKGVIKGLIGRCSDIVPDFFDHCVYTMLREMDRQSGESLHGYRLCIQAILQDKPRIASQNLPEYLELLRSVQNRPVKCLTIMWALGQAGFYDLSQGLRVWLGIMLPVLGVKSLSSYAIAYLERLLLLHANLTKGFGIMGPKEFFPLLDFAFMPKNALSSSLQEQLRRLYPRLKALAFGAKPESTLHTYLPSFLSRATPHCPDDMKRELLSSMTECLCVDVQSLGVWRQLYTKHLPQSSLLLNHLLKSWNILPPKLRKNLEETIQSFRVTNEEMKDVIESQELQDCNNLCQNLQVKMRGRGFPWSKLLMVLLVFAAGFIAHDVRSHGSFKDSTTAMYLRNSGVTAVSQQAWSKVKVYSTQAFSWLETNTPYYYSECARVLGPLMDQGLEKTKTAAIFISENTTQFILWVKEKTPQAIEWVNTNTPDSVFQVLAYLKALLLSLHQNYILPALAYISQLLQRAWTHLQDSCNGEVSVSCLQGHALSFTNSTWQLLQHTTSAIKTWAQELLTRA from the exons ATGGCTTCAAATAATGGCTCAGTCGGTAAATGGGAGGTAGTGAAGAAAGGGAAGAAAAATAACAGCGCAGGAGGAGGCAAGAACCCGAATGACAAGAAACCCGGCGGCGGCGTCGGGGGAAGGAAAGCCCTGGGCGAATCTAACCAGCCATCCAGAC CACCCCTGAAGATGTCAGAAACGCTGTTTGACGGCTTTGAGAAGATGGGAAAGAAACAGAACAAGGAGCAGGTTCCACCACCAGCCGAGCCCGAAAATAAAAAGACCTCATCAAGTAAAGCGTCTAAGAAATCACAATCCAGCAGTCCAGTAACCCCCGCAACTCGCAAGACCCTCGAGGAAGCCTTCAAAACA TTGGATGTTGGGGACCTGAAGCAGCAGTTGGCTCGCAGTCAGACCCTGTTTCCAGAAAACCCATCAGTGTGGGTCAAAGACCTGGCTGGATACCTCAACCTCAATCTGGCTGCGCCTGAGCCTGAGCCCACACTCAGCAGCTATGCTCACG ACTACCCATACTGCCTTTCAGGAAAAGAGCTGAAGGGTGTGATCAAAGGCCTCATCGGACGCTGCAGTGACATTGTGCCAGATTTCTTCGACCACTGTGTTTATACCATGCTCAGGGAGATGGACAGGCAGTCAG GAGAATCTCTGCATGGCTACAGACTTTGCATCCAGGCAATCCTACAGGACAAACCCAGGATAGCGAGCCAAAACCTGCCAGAG TATTTGGAATTACTGCGATCGGTTCAGAATCGTCCAGTGAAGTGTTTGACCATCATGTGGGCTCTCGGCCAAGCTGGATTCTATGACCTCAGCCAGGGACTCCGAG tgtgGCTGGGTATCATGCTTCCTGTGCTGGGAGTGAAGTCCTTGTCATCATATGCCATTGCATATCTGGAGAGACTTCTCCT ACTTCATGCGAACCTAACAAAGGGATTTGGCATCATGGGTCCTAAGGAGTTCTTTCCGTTACTGGATTTCGCCTTCATGCCCAAGAACGCCCTGTCATCAAG tCTGCAGGAGCAACTGAGGCGTCTGTACCCTCGACTGAAGGCCCTCGCATTTGGAGCCAAACCCGAGAGCACATTACATACATACCTGCCATCATTTCTGTCCAGAGCGACACCACACTGTCCAGATGACATGAAGAgagag cttCTCAGCAGTATgactgagtgtttgtgtgtagatGTACAGAGTCTAGGAGTGTGGAGACAGCTCTATACCAAACACTTACCCCAGTCCAG TCTGCTGTTGAACCATTTATTAAAGTCCTGGAATATCCTGCCACCAAAG CTTCGGAAGAACCTTGAAGAAACAATCCAGTCTTTCAGAGTGACCAACGAAGAGATGAAAGATGTCATCGAATCTCAGGAGCTTCAGGACTGCAACAACCTGTGCCAG AATCTGCAGGTAAAGATGCGCGGTCGCGGGTTCCCCTGGTCCAAACTGCTCATGGTTCTGCTCGTGTTTGCTGCAGGCTTCATCGCACATGACGTCAGATCTCACGGTTCCTTCAAAG ATTCCACCACAGCCATGTATCTGCGCAACTCGGGGGTCACAGCCGTATCTCAGCAGGCCTGGAGCAAAGTAAAGGTCTACTCTACACAGGCCTTCAG CTGGTTGGAGACCAATACTCCTTATTATTACTCTGAGTGTGCGCGGGTTTTGGGGCCACTAATGGACCAAGGTttggaaaagacaaaaacagcagCCATCTTCATCTCTGAAAACACCACGCAGTTTATCCTCTGGGTCAAAGAAAAGACACCGCAGGCCATAGAATGG GTGAACACCAACACTCCTGACAGTGTGTTCCAAGTGTTGGCGTATTTAAAGGCGctgctcctctccctccatCAGAACTACATCCTGCCAGCGCTGGCTTACATATCTCAACTGCTACAACGAGCGTGGACCCACCTACAGGACTCCTGCAA CGGTGAGGTGTCTGTGTCGTGTCTGCAGGGACACGCTCTGTCCTTCACCAACTCAACGTGGCAGCTGCTCCAACACACGACGTCGGCCATCAAGACGTGGGCTCAGGAGCTGCTGACACGAGCGTGA